The DNA segment CAAAGGTCTGCAGGGAGCTTCTAGCTACATTCAGCTGAGCATGGCTTAAAAGCCTCAAGATCAGGAAATCTAGCAATGCAGGGTTCCTGATCATGTGCCAGATTCTATAATGGCAATCAGAAGCTCCTTAAGGCCTTTCTCCTAAACATGCAAAGGTCAGGGGGAAGAAGGGGTATACCTGGCACTCAAGGGACCCTGGGGGCAAAGAAGCCACATACACACGTGGCCCTCTACCCACATTTAGCCCTGCCGTAATCAGACCTCACACCTGAACAGGGTTTAGGGAATGCTGACAACTGGCTTCACATCTTCCAGTGAGGGAAGGTACACACATGCCTAGTCTTCTGCTGACTTGACACATTCATAGCTCAACACATGCTTAGCAGGAAAGCCCTCAGAGTGCCTTCTAGGTGGTTCCACTCCCATTTATTTCCAACTCTAGTAAGTAGCATTTACAAAGGGAAGCAGTCATCAGAAATCATGGATAAGGAAATCTACAAGCACGAGTAGCTGGCTGTGTAGAGAACACTTGCCTCTAAAGTCTCTGCTGCTCACTTTTGGAGAAACCAGTCCCATTCTGTTCTACAACTTGCTCAAAATTAGTCTAGTCTAAAAAAACAACTACCAGGTAGCAAGACTGTCACATGTTAACAGATGCTACTCCTATCCCTTCAGTGCCCATTTTTCTAGGGAAGATTATATTCTCCCTGCAGATGAATGATTTTGGCTTGGATGCAGGGAATCCCCACACTCAGGAAAGCCACATGCTTTTTGCATCAGTCTAGGTTATTTTTCTAAATACTGGAAATGCTGCTGACCCACATCTTGCACGTTGAGCTTGCTGGGCTTATTTGTGAATGGGTGCCACTGGCCCTGGATACTGGGGTTATCTGTATGGAAAGGCTTTCGGATGTGGATGATCTCTAGGCCAGACTGGCTGGCCAGCTTGTGGACGATAGCTGCAATCTCATCTGCCGTCTTGCTGTTTAAGCGTTCTTCCTTTATGGATCCATTCACTAGGAAGAGAATAAGGTGGTTGAAATAAGGTGGGACCCATTCTTTTTCCATCTGGGGAGGTATGTTTCCCTGGTCACTTGTACCCAATTCCCCAGAATTTTCAGTTGCTGAAATTCACTAAATCGCTGCACACACTGCACTCATACTTCTTAAAGCTACAAGCCAAGGCCTGGTTTACAGTTCCTTAGCATGAGATTCTTTCAGCAGATAGTGCACATCAATTACTATTGATGATTGCCTTGCAAGACTCTATTCTTCcacaggcttgttgaaacagggtGCACCCTCCCAGCTGATTAGAAGCAAGTTTCATGGGAAATGCCAACAACCAACACCAATGTCTCTTTACATGGTAATGGAGAAGTAGCATTTTCTGTACTCACTGTATTCAGCAACCAAAGTGGGAACCTTGCACTTCTTTGGGGTCACATAGAACACAATCTCAGGGTTTTGCCTGGCAAAGTCCACCACCTTTTCTTCAATGTATTCTCTAGAACAAAAAAGGCCCATTGAAGTATTTAAATAACTATTCTCATGAGATGAAAGAGAGCTCAAGAAAAGCTGCCACTTAACAAGAAATCAAGCACTGGTTACCTGGGGCCTTTTCAGAGCATTGGTTTTGAGCCGAAGAACCCTATTGGATCAAGCTAAGGATCTATCTAAGATAGCAGCTATTTTCAAACACTAGCCTCAAGCAGCACATATGGCAGCAGGCCTATCCTTTGCATCCCAGTAACTGGCAATTAGAGGTACACTGCCTTAGGCCATGGAGGTTTCACTTAGCTCTCATGATtttgtgtgccccccccccccgcattatttatttcaaatatttataccctgcctttcaagATACAAATCctcccaaggtggtttacaagaaacactAAAGTACATTTTTAAGTTAACGAAATTAACTTGTGTGAAGAAATTTTAAggttcttttgtctctcctaaaTCAAATTTATTGGGTGACCCTCAGTTCTCATGGCATGAAGCAAGGAGAAAAAACGTCTcttctgtattattttattatatttccaTTTAGTATCTGTTCTGAACCTAAAACTTCAAATGCTTCAGTCTTCGGTCATAGGGCTCCAGTCCCCTGGATcattttctgtaccttttccagctctatagcaTTATTCGTCTTTCAAACAGAACCATACACCCTCTTTCCTATGCAGCTGCATCATTGTAATGCATTACAATGTTGGCAGTTtatttccaatctgtttcctaataatccctagcacTGGATTTGCCTTTTATCACTGCTGCATGCCAAGCTGATATTTTTATTGAGCCATCTGCCACAAATccaaaatctttatcagtcactGGCAGTTCAGCATATATGTAAAGTTGATTTTTTGCTCCAACTTTCATCATGTACAACCTGTTTGCTGTTCTGTAGTCCATTGACTCAATTTGGAGCTGTCCTTTTGTAGCTCTTCAAAGTCTCCccatcctgaataatttggtatcatctgcaaacttcgtTTCCTCACTGCTCTTTCTGGATTCCATTTATTAATGTTAAATACCACTGGTCTCAATACAGATCATTGGGGACCTTTTACTTACTTCTCTCCACTACAACCACTGTCCATTTGCTTCCACCCTTTGTTTCCTGTTCCTTAGCCAGTTATTGATCAATAAGAGATCCTTCCTGCATATTCCATGACTCCTAAGCCTATCCAAAAACATTTGGGTAATAAATCTGTACATAttactcttcctcccccccactaTTTTAACAGCTTCCCTCAAGGAAGGATTTATGTTACATTTTTCCAGCATCCAAACTGCAATACTTTGCACATGGGAAACTGATTCCTCACCACCACTGCAATTGTGGGTTTTTAACTGCAGTAGTTCCTAGAAGACAGAATTTCAGTCTATAAACTGCAGGTCAGGTAGatacagtgctttgcaaaagtaatcagaccccgaCCTATGCTctcgtattactgaattacaaatggtatattgtaattttgttctgtatggtattttatttttaaacactgaaactcaaaatcaattattgtaaggtgacactggttttgtgttgggaaatgtttgtaagaaacaaaaatctGAAACGTGTTGCTtccataagtattcaacctctatgctgtggaagctcccagtttacatggatgaaagaaattgccctatcgaggacacaattaccttaccattggcctccacctgtgaaccattacagttgctgtcacattgtcaggataaaaaccccactgttgaaggatcattggtcaggctgtggatctgaagaaaaatgaagaccaaaaagcattctacagaagtgagagataatgtactacaaatgcatagattaggaaaagggtacaaaacaaTATCCAagttggatatcccagtgagcacagttggatcaataagcagaaagtggaagctgcatcacaccacccaagcactgccaagaaaaggccgtccctcaaaactcagcactagAACAAGGACACTTgtaagagaagccacagagaggccaacaatcactttgaaggagctacagagttcagtggctgggagtgaagTAATGGTGCACCGGTCAACCATATCaaaagctctgcataacactggcctgtatgggagggtggcaagaaagaagccgttactcaaaaagtgccatctgaaagcacatctggagtttgccagaaagcatgagagtgccccagctgcgatgtgggaaaaggttttgtggtcagataagaccaagatagagctttttggccaaaactaaAAGCACTATATGTGGTGGAAACCTAACActgtccatgcctcaagacacaccatccctatagTGAAGTATGGTGATGGTAGCATCATGCTGTgaagatgcttctcatcagcaaggactgggcatcttgttgaaattgaaggaagaatggatggagcaaaatacaggaaaatactgcaagagaacctgcttcagtccactcaaaaacaagcttgggaggaaattcactatTCAGCAGGAAAATGTTCCtgagcacaaggccaaagcaacattggagtagctcaagaacaaaaaggtgaatgtcctacagtggcccagtcaaagtcctgatctcaatcccattgagaatctgtggcgctctttgaagattgtggtccacaagcaatgtccaaccaaccaacctgaacgacctggagcaaatctgccaagaatgagccaaaatccctccgacactgtgtgcaaagcatacctaccccaaaagactgaaAGCTGTTACtgtagcaaaaggtggctctaccaaatattaatgtgtgggggttgaatgcttatggaagcaacatgtttcagttttttatgtttcagaCATTTCCCAACCTAAAACCAATGTTACCTTACAATCattgattctgagtttcagtgtttcaaaataacatatcatacagaatgaaattacaatgtaccataattcagtaatatgacagcattggtcagaggtctgattacttttgcaaggtgcTGTATTTGTTCACTTCCTGTTCTCTGACACTAAACAAAATTATTCAGAACAAAAGATAGAAAGGACATGTAATTCACCTATGGCAGCTGTCTCCATGTCTAATACACCAAGGGTGCAATCCATTCTATATACTTAGAAGCAAATCCTAgcattactacatttatatcccacctgtcctccaatgAGCGCAAGGCAGTATAAATggttcctccctctccattttatcgcCACAACAaccaggtgaggctgagagatcaGCACTTGTCCGGGTCACCTAGCGAGTTCatagctgagtaggaatttgaatTCAGGTTTTCCCAgccctagtccaacacactaacttCTATTTCCAAACAAACACAGGATCAGGTCAAGGATCACAGCTAGACACTAAGAAAGAAATGGATCAACACTGGACAATAAATAGGAGGCACTACAACAGGGGTCAAACAGTTTAAAGATTAAAATTTCCATTCAAATTGCAACAACTCTAAGGCTGCAAcacactagggagtaagccccattgagcttcTGAGTAAAAGTGCTGAGATCACTGGCTAGGATGATTATGAAACAGATTAGAAGGATTAAGGAGTTGGGTTAAGAAAAAAGAGATTTAGGAATAGGAGCCTAGGACTGGACTGTGGCTGTTCAAAGTAAGGAAAGGACCCCTTTCTTCAGGACAGAATTTGGGCCAGGGTTTAGCTCCAGGATTTATTTTCAGTGTCAGATTAGAATTCAAGAAATAATCATTTCTGATGGAATAGCTCTTCCCTAGTTCTCacctagcagcagccattccatcacgCTAGTTCATTTCCATCCCAATTAGCTATTGTACTAACTCTACAACTTTAAGAACTGATGCCAGAGTTggcttcccccccttcccattcttttttctttcatatattttaaattttatctgcattttattttattacagatAGTTAATTTTATTTACCAATTCCTATTGACCTATAAGCCGCGTTGGAAACCTTTTCGGCTGAACAGCAGGGTAAAAAAGGCTAGAAACAGTAGCAGTCGCAGCAGGAAGAGAAGAGATCCTTTAAAGTACACATGGTATGAGTTCCTCACCACTGAAGAGCCACAGTCCACCGCCAACCCGCTATGATGGAGAACCAAGAGTTTCTACGCCCCGGCACCTCTTGCCGTAAGACCAGCCCACCTGACGCCTCGCGAGCTCTGCGCGTCCCGGCTAACAGTCAAGGTGAGGCGCTGGAGCTGACACACGTAGCGGCCTAACCCGTTCCTCAAGACGCTGGCCAAGAAGCGGCTCGGGGTGCCCCGGTTGGTCATGGTGGCTTAAAATTCAGCTGGAGCAGCTCCGAATGTCCGCCTTCTTCTCCTCGGACACCACACCGGAAGTAAAAGCAACACAGAACGTGAGGCAAGGCGACCCTTGTTATAGACCTACTCTTAAAGTagaattccattttttttaaaggcggAACTTGCTGGTTACTTTTGACGCTATTTTTCCttgcatgaggtttttttttaaacagctgctCATAGGGAACAATAGAGACACGCAGAACTTTTACAGAGCTGTAATTACGCAGCAACCTCCTCCGTTTCCCAAGTTAGAAAGAGAACGAGGAGGAATTCATGCTATGCCtgaggtttttgttgtttgagTTTGTAAAGAAATAACAAATTCATTGTTGTGTAAATGCAAATCCAGCCTATAGTTATATACGTTTGCGCCTCTCACTGAGATTGGTTTATAACAACAGCACTGCAGTGTAGTCTGCTGTTAATACCGTCGGCTGAATTTAAAAAGAGCCTgcagcaggatcaggccagtggcccatctagtccagcatcctggagtCTGAGACACTGCCCGtaatttacaacaaccctgtaatgtaATCTAATGTTGTTCTTATCCTAGGAGGCGGAGCGAAACTTTATAACAAAGTTTGTGTTACTCTGCACTTCAGAACACCTAATATGTCAGAACACCTAATATTCCAGAACACCTAATATCCCGCAACCGCCCCGTTGTACAACAATCAGATGCTTGCAGTGAGAGTTATACTTCCCTACTTTTCTATCTCTGCGTTTGGCGGGCTATCTTCTTCCAACTTGACGTTTTAGGCCGGGATTTCCGTGCGAACCTTTAGTGACGTTGCCGTATTGTTGTTCCGGGGCCAAGGCAAAGGCGCGCTCCCTGCAGCTACACGTGGGGGGAATTATGCTAGAGTGTGGATCTGTCCGATCGTGCAGCAGCGGGCGGGAAGGTTGAATTTTGTGGCAGGTGTTGCTTGTTGGAGGGAATCGGAGCTTCGTTCAAAGCGGCTGGCGTTGTGGGGGCTGCAACTACCGGGAATGATCTTTATTTGTCTACCGCAAAGCAAAGGGCACGGGAAGATCTGTACCGTAAGCGAGGAAGAGACGAGATAGCGAGTCCTTATTAGGTGGTTGGGGTAGTCAGAAGAAAAGCCGGGAGGTAGAGGAAGGGGTGTTCGAGGATAAGGTTGTTCCTCTGTTGAAGGTTGGGGGTGCTTAGGGAGGAGGGGATGTCTGGCAAGGTGGAACGAGTATGTGAGGCTTGTTGAGGAGGGTATGTTTCTCAGCAGGGATTTTTGGTATGCCAAGATAGAAAGTTAGTGTATTGAGAGGATGCTCTTAGTGGGCAATTTTCTACCATTTGTACAAAAAAAATGTGGCTTCTCACTCGCTCTTTGTGCAGTCTTTTGAGTCACTGGGCTCTTGGGGGAAGGTGGATCCTTGCAGGTAGCAATTCTTGCAGGTATTACAAGAAGGAAACGCTTCCATCCCCAGAGGGACCAATCCCGCCTGTTTCAGTCACAGAGATACGCCAGTATCTGAGGGCACAAAGTATCCCATTTCACGATGGCTATAGTTGTCTTCATGTGCCCAGTGTTTTtgtggaggagcagcagcaggttCGCCATAGCTACACCCTCTTTATCGACAAGACCACTGGCCGCTTTCTCTGTACAGCCACATTGGTTGAAGGTAACTGGCAAGACTTCCAGGCTAGTGTAGAGTTGCGACATAAAGGGATGGTTGTGGGTGATCCGGAAGAGGCCAGCGGGCAAAGGGACCAAGATGGAAAAGATGCCTTGCATATATGGGAGCGAGCCCTGCTTCTCTGGGAACTGCTGGATGAGAAGGAGACACAGGAGGCTAAGGCTATGTTTGGCATTTGCAGTGTCTCAAATACCACTCTTAAACGGTTTAGTGTGCGTTATCTGCGGACTGCACAAGCCTTGGTCTTCCCATGGTTCAGCCCCCGTGGCACCAGCCTGAAGGGGCTAAAGCTTCTGGGAGTTGAGCAGCAAGGTGAAAGCACACACTATGTGGAGAACACTCTACCCCGCCCAGGAGCCTATCACAACCTCTTTGGGTTGCCACTGATCAGCCGGCGAGATACAGAAGTGGTACTGACTGGCCGGGAACTGGATACTTTGGTGTTGCACCAGGTGACTGGACTACCCACCTTGGCCCTTCCCCGGGGAATTTCTTGCCTCCCACCAGCCCTTCTTCCCTACTTAGAACAGTTCAAGCGGATCACCCTGTGGTTAGGGGAGGACCTCCGGGCCTGGGAAGCTGCCAAACTCTTTGCTCGCAAGCTGAACCCTAAGCGTTGTTCTTTGGTGCGACCAAGTGACCAGCAACTCCGGCCCTTGGAAGCTTTCACCCGTGGCATGAACCTCACCAAAATTCTACGTTCGGCCCTTCCAGCTGGCCACAAGTCCATCATTTCATTTCGCCAGCTTCGGGAAGAGGTATTTGGGGAGCTGGCCAACGTGGAACAGGTGGCAGGAGTCAAATGGACACGTTTCCCAGAATTGAATAGACTCCTCAAGGGCCATCGCAAGGGGGAGCTCACTGTCTTCACAGGTGATTAGCTGTGTGGTATGTGgtgctttccctctccccctccactcACCATGTGTGTGATTGCTCAGTTCCTCTTTGTCCTAGTACTGTCGGGCTTTCTATCACTCTTATGCCTTGGCTCACTTGTCAGTCACAGCCTGTTACCTGGAAATCATTCTTCCGCATAACCTCTCACAATGTGGTGCCTCTAAAGGATAGTACCAGTAGCTTAATGACCCATTGTTCACAAGGCTTTGGCAACTAGAGGCTTGTTGAGTCATCAATTAGAAATTCATGAACTACATCTTAATACTGTGTTGTTCTTGACTATCTTGTCATTATGACTGTTTGCCAGCTCAAGGACTTGTTGCACAGTTGGACTGCCTAATGGTGGTGGTTCTGAGTTGACAAATGTTTGCCTACAAGCACATGAGAGTGTAAGGTTTAACCTATATTTTCCTGTTCTCTCTGTTGGGCCTCTTTCATGTCACTGGTTGCCATGAATTTTGATTGCCATTAGCCCTACTAAATAACTATTTTTGTTATGTATTGTTTACATCTTAAGTGGAGGGTCTTTTATTGATTGGGGGTTACATTGCCCATAAGATCTGGTAGGATGAGTTTAAAACATGCATGTGCATTCTTGCATATGGGCACACATCCCTCTCTTCAcagcagtggtggttggtgcccattgggaatggGAGGACAGAAGTcaggaagaccaacagtaggtggagccagagccaatgacaggtagagtCAACCaactctagttttgtcccccttcctgctgagttctacaaggacaacactgacactaaggaagagaaggaagctaAATGGAAATGTTACCTACTGGACAAGTTGTAAGCAAAAGGGTGGGCAGACAGGTGGGAGACTAGCTGAAGGCAGACGGGTTGGTgggcatttgccctaatggaccagcctacaCAGATTACAGGCATGCACTCTTATATGCATGttgtcaaacactttttcatGTATACACACATACCGCTTAGACATGTGAATgattaagtggtacataaatgtcTAAAACAAATACAACCATAtgcatctctctctgtgtgtgtcatgCAACATGTGCACATATGCCCTGTTCCCTCCAAAGGTACAAGCATGATTGGCTGCTAGTATAGGAGCTCCGGGGGGAGGTGGGGGGGTAGAGACGAGTGGATGCTGCTGGGGAGAGGCCTGGTGGTTTGCTGTGCTGCTTTCCTCTTGAGCTGAGACCTGCCTGGCTGCCTTATAAACTTCAGTTCCGGCTGAGGTCATGAGGATCTGCCTAAATTAAAGGCAAGGCTAAATTAGCAGGAGCTGTTAGAAAGTTGAAAGGACTGGATTGGTTGGTGGTGGAGCTAATTTGCCTTTACAGTCCTGCGTACATGCATGAGGACCCTAGAAAACTTCCTAATAGtccacactctcctttcattgtTTTGAATGGAATTAATTCCTTAACTGCTTAAATAAGGACTGAAATGAAGTAAGAGTTATCATCTCAGGTTTGTATTCATAAACGCATGCTATAACAAAATGTCATATGTTGGATTCCTGCCTCCATCTGGTGTCCTCCTAAGACTGGTTTCCATCACATAACGATGGAGTTCAAACTATATAGAGGTGCACTTGCAAAGGGTAAGAGGGATGCTACTGTCAATGGGAGAAATGTTTGTGCTGCAGAGTTAAATCTCTTTGTATTATATAACCACAGAGAAGCTGCACGGTATTTAACCTGTATGTGCAGCTGCTACTTGTTATTCACCCAACAGAAGACAGGGCCCATCAGTCTACATGAAAACTCAAGCTTCAGTTATCTGCCATTTAGGTTGGAAAGCCCTGTCCTCCAATTAATTATGTCCTTGTCTCTGTGGAACAGGTCCAACGGGCAGTGGGAAGACAACCTTCATCAGTGAATATGCCCTGGATCTCTGCATACAGGGGGTGAACACTTTGTGGGGCAGCTTCGAGATCAACAACGTGCGCTTGGCCAAGATCATGCTGACCCAGTTTGCTATAGGGAGGCtggaagagcagctggaaaagtaTGATGAGTGGGCAGACAAGTTTGAGGATCTTCCACTCTACTTCATGACTTTCCATGGGCATCAGAATATCAAGTAAGTTTAGGTTGCAGCTTCCCTCCTGCATGTCTTGTGTTCATTTTCTTGATGTGATGAAATGGTAAGTGTGGAGTGATGTCTTAGTTGACTGAGATACTAAGGCTGCATTCCTCTTCATATTTACAGGGAAGTAAACACAAATGGCTATaatcagtggagcttatttcAAAGGAGACAGGTTTTGGACAGGAGCTCAAATGTGTCTTGGGAAAGGGAATCTGCCACAAGCAAGGGTCAGTATTAATACTAAAATAGAAATTGAGGAATCCTTTGCCTGCTTGGCCTTTATATTGTGTCCTCCAGCCTGTCAGACTAGTGTTCCATCTCCACCCATATTAAGTCAACATAGTGGAAAAGCCACAGGCCAGTTCTAGTGTGTCTTTGGCAGTCATTTCTAGCCCCTTGGCAACTTCAAAACTTTAGCCTAAACTAGTATCTGATTTTTGCACAGTTCTTCCATGAAGCTTTTTGAGAGAGTTGCCAAACAGATTATGAATAGGATGTTACAGGATGGCACAGCTGGCTTACCAAAGA comes from the Rhineura floridana isolate rRhiFlo1 chromosome 7, rRhiFlo1.hap2, whole genome shotgun sequence genome and includes:
- the MRPL43 gene encoding large ribosomal subunit protein mL43, giving the protein MTNRGTPSRFLASVLRNGLGRYVCQLQRLTLTVSRDAQSSRGVREYIEEKVVDFARQNPEIVFYVTPKKCKVPTLVAEYMNGSIKEERLNSKTADEIAAIVHKLASQSGLEIIHIRKPFHTDNPSIQGQWHPFTNKPSKLNVQDVGQQHFQYLEK
- the TWNK gene encoding twinkle mtDNA helicase isoform X1; translated protein: MWLLTRSLCSLLSHWALGGRWILAGSNSCRYYKKETLPSPEGPIPPVSVTEIRQYLRAQSIPFHDGYSCLHVPSVFVEEQQQVRHSYTLFIDKTTGRFLCTATLVEGNWQDFQASVELRHKGMVVGDPEEASGQRDQDGKDALHIWERALLLWELLDEKETQEAKAMFGICSVSNTTLKRFSVRYLRTAQALVFPWFSPRGTSLKGLKLLGVEQQGESTHYVENTLPRPGAYHNLFGLPLISRRDTEVVLTGRELDTLVLHQVTGLPTLALPRGISCLPPALLPYLEQFKRITLWLGEDLRAWEAAKLFARKLNPKRCSLVRPSDQQLRPLEAFTRGMNLTKILRSALPAGHKSIISFRQLREEVFGELANVEQVAGVKWTRFPELNRLLKGHRKGELTVFTGPTGSGKTTFISEYALDLCIQGVNTLWGSFEINNVRLAKIMLTQFAIGRLEEQLEKYDEWADKFEDLPLYFMTFHGHQNIKTVIDTMQHAVYMYDIFHVIIDNLQFMMGHEQLSVDRLAVQDYIVGAFRKFATENSCHVTLVIHPRKEDEERELQTASIFGSAKASQEADNVLILQDRKLVTGPGKRYLQVSKNRFDGDVGVIPLEFSKASLTFSTPIKGKAKLKKVKGDNDVSPKTAPAGAGGASKKQRSQSPSSTAPAPGTSPDEPIKP